In a genomic window of Saccharomyces kudriavzevii IFO 1802 strain IFO1802 genome assembly, chromosome: 2:
- the STU1 gene encoding Stu1p (similar to Saccharomyces cerevisiae STU1 (YBL034C); ancestral locus Anc_3.321) translates to MSSFNNESSNNSSTNAHPDETFPLYTVFKDDSIPIEEKMSLLTRFKGHVKKELVNESSIQAYFAALLFISGHYAYHSYPRLIFLSHSSLCYLIKRVAMQSPVQFNDTLVEQLLNHLIFQLPNEKKFWLASIKAIEAIYLVNPSKIQTILAIFLQRPSDNQSEDYLNRIKSTLLTIDELIQINERNNSNHLQLLRFFMLSFTNLLNNNLNEHANEDNNNIIIELIFDIMYKYLKLDDENLINGFISDLEVEKFKQKFISLTKSLDQHDSQEEKSSLFHEEYEFQLLLTEAKLPQLSNNLSSKDSSTKKNYESLNQLQQDLENLLVPFQNIKETEQNWKLRQSNIIELDNIISGNVPKNNPEEFVTIMKEVQLIELISRATSSLRTTLSLTALLFLKKLIHILNDNLSLSILDQIFVIFKNLLSSTKKISSQTAFHCLITLIIDINHFHNKLFQLSFLLINEKTVTPRFCSAILLRSFLVKFNDSNLLFNNSNTVSPTSKLENNLIYIEEWLKKGISDSQTTVREAMRLTFWYFYKCYPTNAKKLLSSTFTPQLKKATELAIPAHLNINYLVSRVSSTASASSTASRLYSQSSNNSSRGASLLEQKKNFPSYAQPTKSSSTSLVNGPMAAAGNNVIGSKISNKFKTNLRSTSEYSSKENEKRARHHDSLNTATSIDTKDNGNPIKRKVSAPPSSSITTKPTENYANLDDFMSNQIDLTDELSNSYSNPLIKKYLDKNDVSISSSPISLKAGNKSGEYETLYKKFNDASLSSQFKDVLQYLQKELLSVPQQQSSSPSAPKFEFSKISKKLRQIMVKSPHDLKLFLNIPKFINEFPPKYLLELYSINDFDYVETLKNKMNSESSSEITNLITLIVELFNFLNSNNCPADSKLYYMKYKTSFFNYNFKLLLQIFRDSNSKNDSTLRPDILDLMPKISLSLFQIYGREFDYTCYFDLIFEIYKFDKERFNKLLTDFDIVSTKMKICHELEKKDANFKLENIISRESSVNFTPIDDKKFNRGDELDEVVDENDVKKYMEMTMINPFNLGGDKTLELKNNVNPERAPITNSVVIHDDDEKDKKLSEMTKIVSVYQLDQSNSVNEEEDQDMEASPKSDLNLSEIFQNGSDNAGRNLKDDNEPTVKFSTEPPKIINEPGKRTENENENEKPNFETMSPIKIEEDENVDQKQRITVKREREQALTEQDINSKKMKVVSIKKSEKARCSIIDHFPKDSLTIYEISHLLMVDSIGNISMDIDVYFSHMLKAINRIKSGSFTMKHINYLIEPLISCFQNQKMTNWLLSENGFDELLAVAIMLLKSTDDTPSIPSKISSKSIILVHSLLVWKNFLNKDSGNADADGVSLRMSFEGVWEQILLMLNKLSDYGNEIYKLVQEFRDNLMLSHYFKKHSATRILSMLVTEIEPDTAGVKETFLIDTLSKMLLSPTIRQQFKKSNLSEIIQTMSYFITGSENTSWNFTSAMVLAQSLRLLQAASDCTEQETERLFDCLPKDVFKMIVFIASNE, encoded by the coding sequence ATGTCGTCCTTTAATAACGAGTccagcaacaacagcagcacCAATGCGCATCCGGACGAGACCTTCCCGCTGTACACTGTATTCAAAGACGATTCTATACCCATCgaggaaaaaatgtcacTGCTCACGCGATTTAAAGGTCATGTGAAAAAGGAACTAGTCAATGAATCGTCGATCCAGGCCTATTTTGCCGCGCTGCTGTTCATCTCTGGCCACTACGCCTACCACTCATACCCGCGCCTAATCTTCCTATCACACTCCTCGCTTTGTTACCTCATCAAGCGTGTGGCCATGCAGTCTCCTGTACAGTTCAATGACACGCTAGTTGAACAATTATTGAACCATTTGATCTTTCAACTGCCGaacgagaaaaaattctggTTGGCCTCCATCAAAGCCATTGAAGCCATCTATTTGGTGAATCCGTCAAAGATACAGACCATTCTGgcgatttttttgcagAGGCCCAGTGACAACCAAAGTGAAGATTATTTGAATAGGATTAAGTCCACTTTACTGACTATCGATGAATTGATCCAGATAAACGAGAGAAACAACTCCAATCATTTGCAACTGCTGCGGTTTTTTATGCTGTCATTCACcaatcttttgaacaatAACCTAAACGAACACGCAAATGAagataacaataatataataatagagcttatttttgatataatGTACAAGTACTTGAAgcttgatgatgaaaatttgataaacgGGTTTATTAGTGATTTGGAAGTAGAAAAGtttaaacaaaaatttattAGCTTGACAAAGTCATTAGATCAACATGATTCGCAAGAAGAGAAGTCTTCATTGTTTCACGAAGAGTACGAATTTCAGTTACTATTAACTGAAGCAAAGTTGCCGCAGTTATCAAACAACCTGAGCAGTAAAGATTCCTCgacgaagaaaaactaCGAATCCTTGAATCAACTACAACAGgacttggaaaatttgttagtcccatttcaaaatatcaaagaaaCAGAGCAAAATTGGAAATTAAGACAATCAAACATAATTGAATTGGACAACATCATATCCGGCAATGTCCCCAAGAACAATCCCGAAGAATTTGTCACTATAATGAAAGAGGTGCAATTGATCGAATTGATTTCAAGAGCCACTTCATCACTGAGAACAACTTTGTCTTTGACGGCGTTACTTTTCCTTAAGAAACTAATTCACATTTTGAACGACAATTTATCCCTATCGATATTAGACCAAAtctttgtcattttcaaaaacctTTTATCCTCTACtaagaaaatttcttcacaGACTGCATTTCATTGTTTAATCACTTTGATCATTGATATAAATCATTTCCATAATAAACTATTCCAATTATCGTTCTTATTGATAAATGAGAAGACTGTCACGCCGCGATTTTGTTCGGCAATACTGTTGCGAAGCTTTCTAGTCAAGTTCAACGACTCCAATCTCTTATTCAATAACTCGAATACAGTTTCGCCAACTTCCAAGTTGGAGAATAATCTCATATACATTGAAGAATGGTTGAAAAAGGGAATTTCAGACTCACAAACTACTGTAAGAGAGGCGATGAGATTAActttttggtatttttaCAAATGCTATCCCACAAATGCTAAGAAACTATTGAGTTCCACCTTTACCCCCCAGTTGAAAAAGGCAACAGAGTTGGCGATCCCCGCTCATTTAAATATAAACTATCTGGTTTCTAGAGTCTCGTCGACCGCTTCGGCATCCAGCACTGCGTCTCGTTTATATTCCCAATCGTCCAACAATTCTTCGAGAGGAGCTAGTTTACTggagcaaaaaaagaacttcCCAAGTTATGCTCAACCGACTAAATCCTCCTCTACTTCTTTAGTAAACGGCCCTATGGCCGCAGCTGGTAATAATGTTATCGGCAGTAAAATCTCGAATAAATTTAAAACAAATCTAAGATCAACAAGCGAATATTcaagtaaagaaaatgaaaagcGAGCAAGGCACCACGATAGCTTGAACACTGCCACAAGCATTGATACGAAAGATAATGGTAATCctattaaaagaaaagttagTGCCcctccttcttcttctattaCTACAAAGCCAACTGAAAACTACGCTAATTTGGATGACTTTATGTCAAACCAAATCGATTTAACGGACGAATTATCGAATAGTTATTCTAACCctttaataaaaaaatatttggataAAAACGACGTTTCGATATCGTCTTCTCCAATTTCGTTAAAAGCCGGTAACAAATCAGGTGAATACGAGACcctttacaaaaaatttaatgaTGCTTCATTATCAAGCCAGTTCAAAGATGTGCTACAATACTTACAAAAGGAACTATTATCAGTACCACAGCAGCAGTCATCGTCACCATCGGCGCCAAAATTcgaattttccaaaatttcaaaaaaactCCGTCAAATTATGGTTAAATCGCCACATGATCTTAAATTGTTTTTAAACATACCAAAGTTTATAAATGAATTTCCTCCAAAGTATCTTCTTGAATTGTATTCtattaatgattttgattacGTGGAAACattaaaaaacaaaatgaactCTGAAAGTTCCTCCGAAATTACCAATTTAATTACTCTAATCGTGGAgttgttcaattttttaaaTTCTAACAATTGCCCAGCCGATTCAAAGTTATACTATATGAAATACAAAAccagtttttttaattATAACTTCAAGCTCTTATTACAGATTTTCCGTGATTCAAATAGCAAGAATGATAGCACTTTGAGGCCAGACATACTGGATTTGATGCCAAAAATCTCATTGAGTCTTTTCCAGATTTATGGTAGGGAATTTGATTATACATGTTATTTTGACctaatttttgaaatttataAGTTCGATAAGGAACGTTTTAACAAATTGTTGACTGACTTCGATATCGTTTCCACTAAGATGAAAATTTGCCACGAACTCGAAAAAAAGGACGCCAATTTTAAGCTAGAAAACATCATTTCGAGAGAAAGTTCTGTGAATTTTACGCCAattgatgataaaaaatttaacaGAGGTGATGAATTGGATGAGGTGGTGGACGAAAATGATGTGAAAAAATACATGGAAATGACGATGATTAATCCATTTAACTTAGGGGGTGATAAGACACtggaattgaaaaataatgttAACCCAGAAAGGGCACCAATCACAAATAGTGTTGTTATccatgatgatgacgagaaagataaaaaacTTTCAGAAATGACGAAAATTGTCAGTGTTTATCAATTAGATCAGTCAAACTCAGTAAATGAGGAGGAAGATCAAGACATGGAAGCCTCGCCAAAGTCGGATTTAAATTTaagtgaaatttttcaaaacggTAGTGATAATGctggaagaaatttgaaagacGATAATGAGCCGACAGTTAAGTTTAGCACGGAACCCCCGAAGATAATTAATGAGCCAGGGAAACgaactgaaaatgaaaacgaaaatgaaaaaccTAATTTCGAAACCATGTCaccaataaaaatagaagaggatgaaaaTGTAGATCAAAAGCAAAGGATCACCgtaaaaagagaaagagagcAGGCTCTAACTGAACAGGATATAAAttctaaaaaaatgaaagtgGTTAgtatcaaaaaatcagaaaagGCGCGCTGTTCGATCATAGACCATTTCCCAAAGGATTCGCTGACCATATATGAAATTAGCCATCTTTTGATGGTTGATTCTATTGGTAACATTTCGATGGATATCGACGTTTATTTCAGTCACATGCTGAAGGCTATAAACAGAATCAAAAGCGGTTCGTTCACCATGAAACATATAAACTACCTAATCGAGCCTTTAATTAGTTgctttcaaaatcagaaaaTGACAAATTGGTTGCTAAGTGAAAACGGCTTCGATGAATTATTAGCTGTAGCTATAATGCTTTTGAAATCCACAGATGACACGCCGTCGATaccatcaaaaatatcCAGTAAATCCATTATTCTCGTCCATAGTCTATTAGTTTGGAAAAACTTCTTGAACAAAGATAGTGGAAATGCCGATGCTGATGGAGTTTCACTGAGGATGTCATTTGAAGGTGTATGGGAGCAAATTCTTCTAATGCTTAATAAGTTGTCTGACTACGGAAATGAAATCTATAAACTGGTACAGGAGTTCAGAGATAATTTAATGCTGTCGCACTACTTTAAAAAACACTCAGCAACAAGAATTTTAAGCATGTTAGTTACAGAAATCGAGCCTGATACGGCCGGTGTAAAAGAAACCTTTTTAATTGAcactttatcaaaaatgctGCTATCTCCCACCATTCGCCAacaattcaagaaatctaaTCTATCTGAAATTATTCAAACGATGAGCTATTTCATTACTGGGAGCGAAAACACCTCGTGGAACTTCACCAGCGCCATGGTCTTAGCACAATCTCTCAGACTTCTGCAAGCAGCTTCGGATTGCACAGAACAAGAAACAGAACGACTATTCGATTGCCTGCCCAAAGATGTCTTTAAAATGATTGTGTTCATCGCCTCAAACGAATAA
- the RIB1 gene encoding GTP cyclohydrolase II (similar to Saccharomyces cerevisiae RIB1 (YBL033C); ancestral locus Anc_3.319): protein MDNNNNNSSIQDSNKNEIGGQGDGGDDGGLPLVQCVARARIPTTQGPDIFLHLYSNNRDNKEHLAIVFGEDIRSRSLFRWRPQETQQDRMIRGAYIGKLYPGRTVADEDDRLGLALEFDDTTGELLASKATTWDVRNRTLVRIHSECYTGENAWSARCDCGEQFDRAGRLIACDHEVASGIKGGSGHGVIVYLRQEGRGIGLGEKLKAYNLQDLGADTVQANLMLKHPVDARDFSLGKAILLDLGIGNIRLLTNNPEKIKQVDHAPLLKCVERVPMVPIHWTNSNEGIDSKEIEGYLRTKIERMGHLLTEPLKLHTNVQSTEANQTQTQTQTQKQMNAALSSTSTLAI from the coding sequence ATggacaacaacaacaacaacagcagtaTTCAGGATAGCAACAAGAATGAGATAGGCGGTCAGGGCGATGGGGGCGATGATGGCGGCTTGCCTCTTGTACAATGTGTCGCAAGAGCTCGCATCCCCACTACACAGGGCCCGGATATCTTTTTGCATCTGTACAGCAACAATCGCGACAATAAGGAGCATTTAGCCATTGTGTTTGGCGAGGATATACGGTCGCGGTCGCTATTCCGCTGGAGACCTCAGGAGACGCAGCAGGATAGAATGATCAGGGGCGCTTATATCGGCAAACTCTACCCTGGCAGGACGGTGGCAGACGAGGATGATAGGCTCGGGTTGGCACTAGAGTTTGACGATACTACGGGGGAGTTGCTGGCCTCCAAGGCCACGACATGGGACGTCCGCAACCGCACGCTGGTGCGGATTCATTCCGAGTGTTACACTGGTGAGAACGCCTGGAGTGCCCGCTGCGACTGTGGTGAGCAGTTCGACAGGGCCGGCAGACTCATTGCGTGCGATCACGAGGTCGCAAGCGGCATCAAGGGCGGTAGCGGCCACGGTGTTATTGTGTATCTACGGCAAGAGGGTCGCGGGATCGGGCTGGGCGAGAAGCTCAAGGCATACAACCTGCAAGATCTGGGGGCTGACACAGTACAGGCCAACCTGATGCTAAAACACCCTGTGGACGCTAGGGACTTCTCGCTGGGCAAGGCCATTTTGCTGGACCTGGGTATTGGCAACATCAGGCTGCTGACAAACAACCCGGAAAAGATAAAACAAGTGGATCACGCACCCCTTCTCAAGTGCGTCGAACGAGTGCCCATGGTCCCCATCCACTGGACAAACTCCAACGAAGGCATAGACTCCAAGGAGATAGAGGGCTACCTCAGGACGAAGATAGAAAGGATGGGCCATCTGCTCACGGAGCCCTTGAAGCTTCACACGAATGTTCAATCTACTGAGGCAAACCAAACCCAAACCCAAACCCAAACCCAAAAGCAAATGAACGCTGCGTTGTCATCGACATCCACGCTGGCAATATAA